A region from the Aegilops tauschii subsp. strangulata cultivar AL8/78 chromosome 5, Aet v6.0, whole genome shotgun sequence genome encodes:
- the LOC141023216 gene encoding uncharacterized protein: MDEEDAVGISRSCPDLSSCREMRCPAAAVIGSRASFADGPLRQREDEGKERRAQESSTVAFPPCSQIGATRGVSPDRGRPPLLDDQGDFSSVSMDTAVAIRTLEATYKSSAEAAAVESMIAKLIDKTYAVQGLVQNEYVSTSFAVGATRTIPGVQAVRGLYGISSSTGAKWMNLLVLFLMAIGYWVVLYVLLRLDVRRHERLGRCSCWPSIHTIAAPK, translated from the exons ATGGACGAGGAAGATGCCGTCGGGATCTCGCGGAGCTGCCCAGATCTCAGCAGCTGCCGCGAGATGAGATGCCCGGCCGCCGCCGTCATAGGATCCCGTGCGAGCTTTGCCGATGGTCCCCTCAGGCAGCGGGAAGATGAGGGGAAGGAGAGGCGGGCTCAggagtcatcgacggtggcgtttCCCCCATGTAGCCAGATCGGGGCGACGCGGGGCGTGTCGCCAGATAGGGGCCGCCCGCCACTGTTG GATGATCAAGGGGATTTCTCTTCAGTGAGCATGGACACTGCTGTGGCGATCCGGACACTAGAAGCAACATACAAATCATCGGCTGAAGCTGCTGCTGTTGAATCCATGATTGCAAAATTGATTGACAAG ACATATGCTGTCCAG GGCTTGGTCCAGAACGAGTATGTCAGTACATCATTTGCAGTCGGGGCCACGAGGACGATACCCGGCGTGCAGGCTGTCCGAGGCTTGTATGGCATATCATCGTCGACGGGTGCCAAGTGGATGAATCTCCTTGTTTTGTTCCTGATGGCGATCGGCTACTGGGTCGTCTTGTATGTTTTGCTTCGTCTAGATGTGAGGAGACATGAGAGGCTTGGCAGGTGCTCCTGCTGGCCCAGCATCCACACCATTGCAGCTCCAAAGTGA